A window of the Streptomyces sp. NBC_01351 genome harbors these coding sequences:
- a CDS encoding IucA/IucC family protein, giving the protein MSLTDAVAHLSPELWARANRALVRKALAEFAHERLLTPEPLGEDLYSARSDDGTVEYRFRAALHALDHWAVDEASITRHVDGTHAEPDALDFHIEFQQALGLSAQVLPVYLEEISSTLAGSGYKYTKPQLSSAVLSKSSFQDIETGMTEGHPCFVANNGRLGFGVHEYLSYAPETASPVHLVWVAARKDVSTFTAGSGLDHDSFMREELGEAAIAGFAAKLTALDLDPADYHFFPIHPWQWWNKTTVTFAAEIANRRLVLLGEGEDAYLAQQSIRTFFNTTTPTKHYVKTAISVLNMGFMRGLSAAYMEATPAINDWLHQLIEGDEVLQSVDFSIIRERAAIGYHHRQYERATDRYSPYRKMLAALWRESPVSSLGDGERLATMASLLHVDAEGKSFVGALIEESGLTPAEWLKPYLRAYLLPLLHCFYQYDLAYMPHGENTILVIRDGVVTRAIFKDIAEEIVVMDADAVLPPAVERVRADIPEDMKLLSIFTDVFDCFFRFLNSILVSEGICDEDTFWKAVADCAHDYQDSVPALAERFERYDLFAEEFQLSCLNRLQLRNNKQMVDLADPSAALQLIGTLKNPVAAFARR; this is encoded by the coding sequence ATGAGCCTCACCGACGCCGTAGCGCACCTCTCCCCGGAGCTGTGGGCCCGCGCGAACCGCGCCCTGGTCCGCAAGGCACTCGCGGAGTTCGCGCACGAACGCCTGCTGACCCCCGAGCCGCTGGGCGAGGACCTCTACTCGGCCCGCAGCGACGACGGCACGGTCGAGTACCGCTTCCGCGCCGCGCTCCACGCCCTGGACCACTGGGCGGTGGACGAGGCCTCCATCACCCGTCACGTGGACGGCACCCACGCCGAACCGGACGCCCTCGACTTCCACATCGAGTTCCAGCAGGCCCTGGGCCTGAGCGCGCAGGTCCTGCCCGTCTACCTGGAGGAGATCTCCTCCACCCTGGCCGGCTCGGGCTACAAGTACACGAAGCCGCAGCTGTCCTCGGCCGTCCTGTCGAAGTCCTCGTTCCAGGACATCGAGACGGGCATGACCGAGGGCCACCCCTGCTTCGTCGCCAACAACGGCCGCCTCGGCTTCGGCGTGCACGAGTACCTCTCGTACGCCCCGGAGACGGCGAGCCCGGTGCACCTGGTGTGGGTGGCGGCCCGCAAGGACGTCTCCACCTTCACGGCGGGCTCGGGCCTGGACCACGACTCGTTCATGCGCGAGGAGCTGGGCGAGGCGGCGATCGCCGGCTTCGCCGCCAAACTGACCGCCCTGGACCTGGACCCGGCGGACTACCACTTCTTCCCGATCCACCCCTGGCAGTGGTGGAACAAGACGACGGTCACCTTCGCCGCCGAGATCGCGAACCGCCGCCTGGTCCTGCTGGGCGAGGGCGAGGACGCGTACCTCGCGCAGCAGTCGATCCGTACCTTCTTCAACACCACCACCCCCACGAAGCACTACGTGAAGACGGCCATCTCCGTCCTCAACATGGGCTTCATGCGCGGCCTCTCCGCCGCGTACATGGAGGCCACCCCGGCCATCAACGACTGGCTGCACCAGCTGATCGAGGGCGACGAGGTCCTGCAGTCGGTGGACTTCTCGATCATCCGCGAGCGGGCGGCGATCGGCTACCACCACCGCCAGTACGAGCGCGCGACGGACCGCTACTCGCCGTACCGCAAGATGCTGGCCGCGCTGTGGCGCGAGTCCCCGGTGTCCTCGCTCGGCGACGGGGAACGCCTGGCCACGATGGCCTCGCTCCTCCACGTGGACGCGGAGGGCAAGTCCTTCGTGGGCGCGCTGATCGAGGAATCGGGGCTGACCCCGGCGGAGTGGCTGAAGCCGTACCTGCGGGCCTACCTCCTCCCCCTCCTGCACTGCTTCTACCAGTACGACCTCGCGTACATGCCGCACGGCGAGAACACGATCCTGGTCATCCGGGACGGTGTCGTCACTCGGGCGATCTTCAAGGACATCGCCGAGGAGATCGTGGTCATGGACGCGGACGCGGTGCTGCCGCCGGCCGTGGAGCGGGTCCGGGCGGACATCCCGGAGGACATGAAGCTGCTGTCGATCTTCACGGACGTCTTCGACTGCTTCTTCCGCTTCCTGAACTCGATCCTGGTCTCGGAAGGCATCTGCGACGAGGACACGTTCTGGAAGGCCGTGGCCGACTGCGCCCACGACTACCAGGACTCGGTCCCGGCCCTGGCGGAGCGCTTCGAGCGCTACGACCTCTTCGCGGAAGAGTTCCAGCTGTCCTGCCTGAACCGCCTCCAGCTGCGGAACAACAAGCAGATGGTCGACCTCGCGGACCCGTCGGCGGCCCTCCAGCTGATCGGCACCCTCAAGAACCCAGTCGCGGCCTTCGCCCGGCGGTGA
- a CDS encoding DUF397 domain-containing protein translates to MTTERANAYRKSSYSGQQGDCVEVAETTEGGRAVRDSKDSTIPGLHCTAPVWAAFINGLKELPHA, encoded by the coding sequence ATGACCACGGAGAGAGCCAACGCTTACCGCAAGTCCTCCTACTCCGGCCAGCAGGGCGATTGCGTAGAGGTTGCGGAAACGACGGAGGGCGGGCGGGCTGTCCGCGACAGCAAGGACTCCACCATCCCCGGCCTCCACTGCACCGCCCCTGTCTGGGCCGCCTTCATCAACGGGCTCAAGGAACTGCCGCACGCCTGA
- a CDS encoding MarR family winged helix-turn-helix transcriptional regulator, translated as MSTERDGAALGHELSLWVVLYHEQLAARLHVNATEHKVLGIIARTPGTTPGRLVAETGLSNAAITKTIDRLAALGYVERARDPLDRRRFTLTATDAHRRVLGAAMAPMLAGMAGVVQGLDESELAAVGRWLTGTVAVMREAALALGEENRGGGPKGPGG; from the coding sequence ATGAGTACCGAACGGGACGGCGCCGCGCTGGGCCACGAGCTCAGCCTGTGGGTGGTGCTCTACCACGAGCAGCTCGCGGCCCGCCTGCACGTCAACGCCACCGAGCACAAGGTGCTCGGCATCATCGCCCGCACCCCCGGCACCACCCCCGGTCGGCTCGTCGCCGAAACCGGCCTCAGCAACGCCGCCATCACGAAGACCATCGACCGGCTGGCCGCTCTCGGATACGTCGAACGCGCCCGCGATCCGCTCGACCGCCGCCGGTTCACCCTGACCGCCACCGACGCGCACCGCCGCGTACTGGGGGCGGCCATGGCCCCGATGCTGGCCGGGATGGCCGGGGTGGTGCAGGGCCTCGACGAATCCGAACTGGCCGCCGTCGGTCGCTGGCTGACCGGCACCGTCGCCGTCATGCGCGAGGCGGCGCTCGCCCTGGGCGAGGAGAACCGCGGCGGCGGCCCGAAAGGTCCGGGCGGCTAG
- a CDS encoding DUF397 domain-containing protein has product MRTLTATEATWHKSSYSGSNSNCVEVAETTHGGRAVRDSKDTARPRIHCAAPAWGAFIGGLKGTDQTGR; this is encoded by the coding sequence GTGCGTACCCTCACGGCGACCGAGGCCACTTGGCACAAGAGCAGCTACAGCGGGTCCAACAGCAACTGCGTGGAGGTCGCGGAGACGACCCACGGCGGACGCGCGGTGCGCGACAGCAAGGACACCGCCCGCCCCCGCATCCACTGCGCGGCCCCCGCCTGGGGTGCCTTCATCGGCGGCCTGAAGGGCACCGACCAGACCGGACGGTAA
- a CDS encoding DUF5753 domain-containing protein: protein MLRGVTMPPGGRPTVRSRRLGAALKRHREAAGADQATAADAILKSVSKVSRLESGLTSASALEVRTLLDCYGVQDPSERTRLEGWAKTGGQRGWWLDFQETVTPDYVDHITLENEATYIRSWQPVLIPGLLQTAEYAESVIASGPTFIPADMAARLVQVRQERQKRIEQGGVQFAAVIWEPAITSLASIPAIAGPQWSRLLEAGERYNVTVQMLPASASRAAGVAGPFVSFSFSDEPTVEAVAVENLPNTSVIEAPCDLAPYVHVFDRLRSTALSPEETADRIRQLLKSGQQTTGGRP, encoded by the coding sequence ATGTTGAGAGGAGTCACCATGCCCCCAGGTGGGAGGCCCACCGTTCGAAGTCGGAGGCTCGGCGCGGCCCTGAAGCGCCATCGCGAGGCTGCGGGAGCCGACCAGGCCACCGCTGCGGACGCAATCTTGAAGTCGGTCTCCAAGGTCAGCCGCCTGGAGAGTGGCCTCACGTCAGCATCAGCACTCGAAGTGCGCACGCTTCTCGACTGCTACGGCGTACAAGACCCCAGTGAGCGAACACGGTTGGAAGGTTGGGCGAAGACGGGAGGCCAGCGGGGCTGGTGGCTCGACTTCCAGGAAACGGTCACCCCTGACTACGTCGACCACATCACGCTGGAGAACGAAGCAACGTACATCCGCTCGTGGCAGCCGGTGCTGATCCCCGGCCTGCTGCAAACCGCTGAATACGCCGAATCCGTTATTGCATCCGGCCCCACCTTCATCCCGGCAGACATGGCAGCCCGGTTGGTGCAGGTGCGGCAGGAACGCCAGAAGCGGATCGAGCAGGGTGGGGTTCAGTTCGCAGCTGTCATTTGGGAACCGGCTATCACGTCACTCGCGTCGATCCCGGCCATCGCGGGTCCGCAGTGGAGTCGACTACTGGAGGCCGGGGAACGCTACAACGTGACCGTTCAGATGCTGCCGGCGTCGGCAAGCCGAGCAGCCGGTGTCGCCGGGCCATTCGTCAGCTTCTCCTTCAGTGATGAACCGACGGTAGAAGCTGTCGCCGTGGAGAACTTGCCGAACACGTCGGTGATCGAAGCACCGTGTGATCTCGCCCCCTACGTGCACGTCTTCGACCGGCTACGCTCCACAGCGCTGTCTCCCGAGGAGACGGCGGACCGCATCAGGCAGTTGCTCAAAAGCGGGCAGCAGACCACGGGAGGCAGACCATGA
- a CDS encoding DUF7848 domain-containing protein produces MTAWLLTPDRTGSEAIYEVECTSCLAGSGPADDDDGPAVWALRHARHTGHTGYRRIVTDFRRALAAD; encoded by the coding sequence GTGACCGCCTGGCTGTTGACCCCCGACCGCACGGGGAGTGAGGCGATCTACGAGGTCGAGTGCACCTCCTGCCTGGCAGGCTCAGGGCCGGCCGATGACGACGACGGGCCCGCCGTATGGGCCCTGCGGCACGCACGGCACACCGGGCACACCGGGTACCGGCGGATCGTGACCGACTTCCGGCGGGCCCTCGCGGCGGACTGA
- a CDS encoding ATP-binding protein, protein MSEQQEVVRRWRREARCVPLARAELRKALADWGLSELEGDALLVASELVTNAVRHAAAPRGREIETRYVRLGNGVRVEVHDTSPVPPVVGDPDRDGDGGRGLYLVAAVADRWAVGERIGPGKRVWAELSVKVP, encoded by the coding sequence GTGAGCGAGCAGCAAGAAGTGGTGCGGCGGTGGCGCCGCGAAGCCCGTTGTGTGCCGCTCGCGCGGGCGGAACTGCGCAAGGCGCTCGCCGACTGGGGGTTGTCCGAGCTGGAGGGCGACGCCCTGCTCGTGGCCTCCGAGCTGGTGACCAACGCCGTGCGGCACGCCGCCGCGCCGAGGGGGCGGGAGATCGAGACCCGGTACGTGCGCCTCGGCAACGGCGTACGGGTCGAGGTGCACGACACCAGCCCCGTACCGCCCGTGGTGGGGGACCCGGACCGGGACGGGGACGGCGGACGCGGGCTCTACCTCGTGGCGGCCGTCGCCGATCGGTGGGCCGTGGGGGAGCGGATCGGGCCCGGGAAGCGGGTGTGGGCCGAGCTGTCCGTGAAGGTGCCGTGA
- a CDS encoding DUF1062 domain-containing protein: protein MSQTWVVAPTCLPLVLRRCHGCPSGRFRANGKFRVNAHHKLLDAWLLALCTVCGETTRLSVLERVNVRSVRPELLELLHGNDPGLAAELLQDPVVRRRNHIALDWGGAWRLDTGGSDCPDHLDGEESDALDVSVRFAARIPVRPVRLIADGCGLSRAEVERLITEGNLVSAVRLTGKLSDDFTFTLKR, encoded by the coding sequence GTGTCACAAACCTGGGTGGTCGCACCCACCTGCCTGCCGCTCGTCCTCCGCCGCTGCCACGGGTGCCCCTCGGGGCGCTTCCGGGCGAACGGCAAATTCCGCGTCAACGCCCACCACAAGCTCCTCGACGCCTGGCTCCTCGCGCTGTGCACCGTCTGCGGGGAGACCACCAGGCTCAGCGTCCTGGAGCGGGTGAACGTGCGCTCCGTACGGCCCGAGCTCCTGGAGCTGCTGCACGGCAACGACCCCGGCCTGGCAGCCGAGCTGCTCCAGGATCCGGTCGTGCGGCGCCGCAATCACATCGCCCTCGACTGGGGCGGCGCCTGGCGCCTCGACACCGGCGGATCGGATTGCCCGGATCACCTGGACGGCGAGGAAAGCGACGCCCTCGACGTCTCGGTCCGCTTCGCGGCGCGGATCCCCGTCCGGCCGGTGCGACTGATCGCCGACGGGTGCGGTCTTTCGCGGGCCGAGGTCGAGCGGCTGATCACGGAGGGGAACCTCGTCTCGGCGGTCCGCCTGACCGGCAAGCTGTCCGACGACTTCACCTTCACGCTCAAGCGCTGA
- a CDS encoding GNAT family N-acetyltransferase: MIDLGLSDRAGRRVALHEVHDENWRAVADIAPLDDQRRYVPALAARYLLLSSREDVWNSFAVYADDTVAGHIMWGRDEDGSHWIGGMLIDGAEQGKGVGRAAVRTLMGWLAEREDCRVLRLSYDPDNVAALHLYASLGFQPVPAVEGDEVVVELSATQAAIG, from the coding sequence ATGATCGATCTCGGACTATCGGACAGAGCTGGGCGACGCGTTGCCCTGCACGAGGTGCACGACGAGAACTGGAGGGCCGTCGCGGACATCGCGCCTCTGGACGACCAGCGTCGGTACGTCCCCGCCCTGGCGGCTCGCTACCTCCTCCTGTCGTCGCGTGAAGACGTATGGAACTCGTTCGCGGTCTACGCCGACGACACGGTGGCGGGCCACATCATGTGGGGCCGCGACGAAGACGGCTCGCACTGGATCGGCGGGATGCTGATCGACGGTGCCGAGCAGGGCAAGGGGGTGGGGCGGGCCGCGGTGCGCACGCTCATGGGGTGGCTCGCGGAGCGTGAGGACTGCCGGGTGCTGCGCCTGTCGTACGACCCGGACAACGTGGCGGCACTGCACCTGTACGCCTCCTTGGGCTTCCAGCCGGTGCCGGCCGTCGAGGGGGACGAGGTGGTGGTCGAACTGTCCGCAACTCAGGCGGCCATCGGGTGA